From a region of the Candidatus Neomarinimicrobiota bacterium genome:
- a CDS encoding tetratricopeptide repeat protein, with amino-acid sequence MKNIHIIIAVSGLLLVGMNCGKPLTAEALFTQAETKRNVSNNSGAIEDLSKLLELYPDHDLASKTQYFIGDIYMNNIKDFEAAITAYKKVVESYSGSGLEANAQFMVGFIYANYIQNLDSAKKEYDQFLNQFPDHDLYDDVQFELQYLGKDINQIDALKNIAS; translated from the coding sequence ATGAAAAACATACACATAATAATCGCAGTTAGCGGGCTACTTTTGGTGGGAATGAATTGTGGGAAACCATTAACAGCTGAGGCCTTGTTTACACAGGCAGAAACAAAACGAAACGTGAGCAATAATTCCGGTGCAATTGAAGATTTATCTAAATTATTGGAATTGTATCCAGATCATGATCTTGCGTCTAAAACCCAGTATTTCATTGGGGATATTTATATGAACAATATTAAAGATTTCGAGGCAGCAATTACGGCCTATAAAAAAGTTGTCGAATCTTATTCTGGAAGTGGCTTAGAAGCTAATGCCCAATTTATGGTTGGATTTATTTATGCCAATTATATTCAGAATCTTGATAGCGCCAAAAAAGAATATGATCAATTTTTGAATCAATTTCCAGATCATGATTTATATGATGATGTACAATTTGAACTGCAATATCTTGGCAAGGATATCAATCAGATTGATGCGTTAAAAAATATCGCATCCTAA
- a CDS encoding MoxR family ATPase produces the protein MSDFSLSEINEKISARSGFVDELKKGLGQVIVGQTELVEKIIISLLANGHILLEGVPGLAKTLIVKTISQLIDTQFQRIQFTPDMLPADLLGTLIFNQKTSSFEIRKGPIFSNIILADEINRAPSKVQSALLEAMQERQITIGEESFILDQPFLVLATQNPIEQEGTYPLPEAQVDRFMLKLKVDYPSKEEERIILRKSAKTHVVDLVKPVISSDEILDAQSLLNEIYVDEKVEEYVLNLIFATRDPEGSGMGDLGGLIEYGASPRATINLVLGAKARAFLQHRGYITPEDVRYIAMDVLRHRIILNFEAEAEELTPEDIIQRLLETVIIP, from the coding sequence ATGTCAGATTTTAGTTTATCAGAAATAAACGAAAAAATATCTGCCCGGTCTGGATTTGTAGATGAATTAAAAAAAGGTCTTGGACAGGTTATTGTTGGGCAAACTGAACTGGTTGAAAAAATAATCATTAGTTTGTTGGCAAATGGTCATATTTTATTGGAAGGCGTTCCGGGGTTAGCTAAAACTCTGATTGTAAAAACAATTTCGCAGCTGATTGATACTCAGTTTCAGCGCATTCAATTTACTCCAGATATGTTACCGGCAGACTTGCTGGGAACGCTCATTTTTAACCAGAAAACGAGCTCCTTTGAAATACGAAAAGGGCCTATTTTTTCTAATATCATATTGGCAGATGAAATCAATCGTGCACCTTCAAAAGTACAAAGTGCTTTATTAGAAGCCATGCAGGAAAGGCAAATTACCATTGGAGAAGAATCATTCATTCTCGATCAACCTTTTCTTGTTTTAGCAACACAAAATCCAATTGAACAAGAGGGGACTTACCCGCTTCCTGAAGCGCAAGTCGATCGGTTTATGCTGAAACTAAAGGTGGATTATCCTTCCAAAGAAGAGGAACGAATCATTTTACGTAAATCCGCTAAAACCCACGTTGTCGATTTAGTCAAACCTGTCATTAGTTCGGATGAAATATTGGATGCGCAATCTTTACTGAATGAAATTTATGTAGATGAAAAAGTTGAGGAATATGTTTTAAATCTCATTTTCGCAACACGGGATCCGGAAGGTTCCGGAATGGGTGACTTAGGTGGATTAATTGAATACGGTGCTTCCCCGCGTGCTACGATTAATCTGGTTCTTGGTGCCAAAGCAAGGGCATTCCTTCAACATCGCGGTTATATTACTCCTGAAGATGTGAGATATATTGCAATGGATGTTTTGCGCCATCGCATTATTCTTAACTTTGAAGCCGAAGCGGAAGAACTTACCCCTGAAGATATTATTCAACGTCTCTTGGAAACTGTCATTATTCCTTAA
- a CDS encoding DUF58 domain-containing protein: MIPREILKKVRQIEIRTRGLVNDLFGGEYHSVFKGRGMAFSEVREYVPGDDIRLIDWNVTARTGAPFIKIFEEERELSVILMVDMSGSGQFGSKSRLKTELAAELASVLGFSAIKNNDKVGVIFFTDDVEKYIPPKKGRSHILRVIREILYFKPEKKGTSLQNALDFLLHTSHRRSVVFLISDFMNEGYWKSLKIANRKHDLIGIQIHDHAEDNIPNLGMVKVKDPETSEVFWIDTSSTSDRQAIKELRQKSKDDFLKTCRKNRFDLIPISTQDDYVEPLMNYFRLREKRF, translated from the coding sequence ATGATACCCCGGGAAATCCTCAAAAAAGTTCGCCAAATTGAAATCCGAACCCGTGGTTTGGTGAATGATCTCTTCGGCGGAGAATATCATTCGGTATTTAAAGGAAGGGGAATGGCTTTCTCCGAAGTTCGAGAATATGTCCCCGGTGACGACATCAGGCTAATTGATTGGAATGTTACTGCCCGCACCGGCGCACCTTTTATTAAAATTTTTGAAGAGGAACGTGAACTTTCAGTAATTCTTATGGTGGATATGAGCGGGTCCGGTCAATTCGGTTCAAAATCTCGACTTAAAACTGAGCTTGCAGCAGAGTTGGCATCTGTTCTTGGTTTCTCCGCTATAAAAAATAATGATAAAGTCGGAGTTATTTTTTTCACCGATGATGTTGAAAAATACATTCCTCCCAAAAAAGGACGATCACATATATTACGTGTCATTCGAGAAATTCTCTATTTTAAACCAGAGAAAAAGGGGACATCTTTGCAAAATGCATTAGATTTTCTTCTCCACACGTCTCATCGGCGATCCGTTGTGTTTCTGATATCGGATTTTATGAATGAAGGATATTGGAAATCATTAAAGATAGCTAATAGAAAACATGATTTAATCGGAATTCAAATTCACGACCACGCCGAGGATAATATTCCAAACCTTGGAATGGTAAAAGTGAAAGATCCGGAGACGAGTGAAGTTTTTTGGATAGATACAAGTTCAACTTCGGATCGGCAAGCGATTAAAGAATTGCGTCAAAAATCTAAGGATGATTTTCTGAAAACATGTCGTAAGAATCGGTTCGATTTAATTCCGATTTCTACTCAGGATGATTATGTAGAACCGCTCATGAATTATTTCCGTTTAAGAGAAAAGCGGTTTTAA
- the efp gene encoding elongation factor P has product MATTSEIKKGAVLLHKGKRMKVIEFLHVKPGKGGAFVRTKMKDIQTGKIFDETFNASAKIELIRVDAKTMQYLYADGEDFIFMDNHTYEQLLVAGNTVGEAKHYLIAGQEADLLFDGSEILDIRLPAHAILEVTHTEPGIRGNTATGATKPATLETGYEVQVPLFVDEGDKLKVDTRTGAYVERAKL; this is encoded by the coding sequence ATGGCAACCACATCAGAAATTAAAAAGGGTGCAGTTTTACTCCACAAGGGGAAGAGAATGAAAGTGATTGAATTCCTTCACGTAAAACCTGGAAAGGGTGGAGCATTTGTTCGTACGAAAATGAAAGATATCCAGACGGGAAAGATATTTGATGAAACGTTTAACGCCAGCGCAAAAATTGAATTGATTCGAGTAGATGCAAAAACGATGCAATATTTATATGCTGATGGTGAAGATTTTATCTTCATGGATAATCACACATATGAGCAACTTTTGGTTGCTGGTAATACTGTTGGCGAGGCAAAGCATTATCTCATTGCCGGTCAGGAAGCGGATCTATTGTTCGACGGGAGCGAAATTCTTGATATTCGCCTCCCTGCGCATGCAATTCTTGAGGTAACACACACGGAACCAGGCATCCGAGGAAATACGGCAACAGGCGCTACCAAACCGGCAACGCTTGAAACAGGTTATGAGGTTCAGGTGCCGTTATTTGTGGATGAAGGTGATAAATTAAAAGTTGACACGCGAACGGGTGCGTATGTTGAACGGGCGAAATTATAA
- the accB gene encoding acetyl-CoA carboxylase biotin carboxyl carrier protein, translated as MWKDKVKEIIYILENSDVEEIDITFWGKRIRVSKSGGSYKMSGPPVENAIELSPGLSDKPLVPQSESPAESIDGESILSPMPGTFYRSPTPEADPFINEGDIVKMGQTLCIIEAMKIMNEIEAEQDGVIQKITAQDGNPVEFNQPLFVIKPS; from the coding sequence ATGTGGAAAGATAAAGTTAAAGAAATTATTTATATCCTTGAGAATAGTGATGTTGAAGAAATCGACATAACTTTTTGGGGGAAACGGATCCGCGTATCCAAATCGGGAGGATCTTACAAAATGTCGGGTCCCCCAGTTGAAAATGCCATTGAATTGTCGCCTGGTTTATCGGATAAACCACTGGTGCCACAATCGGAATCTCCGGCGGAATCTATAGATGGAGAGTCAATTTTATCGCCTATGCCCGGAACATTTTATCGCTCACCAACGCCGGAAGCGGACCCGTTTATTAATGAGGGCGATATTGTAAAAATGGGTCAGACTTTATGTATTATTGAAGCGATGAAAATCATGAATGAAATTGAAGCGGAGCAGGATGGTGTCATCCAAAAAATAACGGCACAAGATGGAAATCCCGTGGAGTTTAATCAACCTCTCTTCGTGATCAAGCCATCTTGA
- the accC gene encoding acetyl-CoA carboxylase biotin carboxylase subunit, with protein sequence MFKKILIANRGEIALRIIRACHELGIKTVAVYSTADELSLHVKFADEAVCIGPPSSKDSYLNIPRIIAAGEITNADAIHPGYGFLSENAEFSRITEDNDFTFIGPTPETILAMGNKSHAKDTMKAAGIPVIPGSDGIIKDVSEGKKLASEMGYPVMIKASSGGGGKGMRFVENEAAFDNAFDTAKNEALVSFGDGDVYLEKFLVNPRHIEVQILADSNGNVVHLGERECTIQRRHQKLIEESPSVAVDTEMRAKMGALAVKGTEAVNYVGVGTMEFLMDKNKDFYFMEMNTRIQVEHPVTEMVMGADLIKQQIRMHWGEPLPEYVNDLQIRGHAIECRINAEDPAKNFIPSPATISSFHLPGGKGVRVDTHAYAGYEIPTYYDSMIGKLIVHASDRGKAINRMQRALEECIIEGPKTTIPFHQAIMKDKQFQSGEFDTGFLETFEYNPPNN encoded by the coding sequence ATGTTTAAAAAAATCCTGATAGCCAACCGCGGGGAAATCGCCTTGCGAATTATTCGTGCTTGTCACGAGTTGGGAATAAAAACAGTTGCAGTTTATTCTACAGCTGATGAATTATCTCTCCATGTCAAATTTGCGGATGAAGCTGTTTGTATTGGACCGCCTTCCAGCAAAGACAGTTACCTTAATATCCCTCGAATTATAGCAGCGGGAGAAATTACCAATGCGGATGCTATTCACCCGGGATATGGATTTCTTTCGGAAAATGCTGAATTTTCTCGTATCACTGAGGACAACGATTTTACATTTATCGGACCAACGCCTGAAACGATTTTAGCAATGGGAAATAAATCTCATGCAAAAGACACCATGAAAGCTGCCGGCATTCCCGTAATTCCAGGCAGTGACGGCATTATCAAAGACGTTTCGGAAGGAAAAAAACTTGCGAGTGAAATGGGTTACCCGGTTATGATAAAAGCATCATCCGGCGGTGGTGGGAAGGGAATGAGGTTTGTAGAAAATGAAGCAGCATTTGACAATGCATTTGATACTGCAAAGAATGAAGCATTGGTTTCTTTTGGAGACGGCGATGTTTATCTGGAAAAATTTCTTGTTAACCCAAGGCATATTGAAGTTCAAATATTAGCAGATTCCAATGGAAATGTTGTTCACTTGGGAGAAAGAGAATGTACGATTCAACGGCGTCATCAAAAATTGATTGAAGAATCTCCCTCAGTTGCAGTGGATACAGAAATGCGAGCAAAGATGGGCGCCTTGGCCGTTAAAGGTACAGAAGCCGTTAATTATGTTGGCGTTGGAACGATGGAATTTTTAATGGATAAAAATAAAGATTTTTATTTCATGGAAATGAACACTCGTATTCAAGTAGAGCATCCCGTGACGGAAATGGTAATGGGCGCCGACCTTATTAAACAACAAATTCGTATGCATTGGGGCGAACCTCTTCCGGAATATGTAAATGATCTACAAATTCGTGGACATGCTATCGAATGCAGGATTAATGCAGAAGACCCTGCCAAGAATTTTATTCCATCTCCGGCGACCATTTCTAGTTTTCATCTCCCGGGTGGTAAAGGAGTTCGTGTGGATACCCACGCATATGCTGGATATGAAATTCCGACTTATTATGATTCTATGATTGGCAAACTCATCGTGCATGCTTCTGATCGGGGAAAAGCCATTAACCGAATGCAAAGAGCCTTGGAAGAATGCATCATTGAAGGACCAAAAACCACGATTCCATTCCACCAAGCCATCATGAAAGATAAGCAATTTCAATCTGGCGAATTTGATACCGGATTTTTAGAAACATTTGAATACAATCCTCCAAACAATTAA
- the gcvH gene encoding glycine cleavage system protein GcvH: MTIPNDLKYTKDHEWVKMHDGSVTVGITDYAQKELGDIVFVEFPELNDHITKDEPFGTIEAVKTVADLFAPLSGEIININDEIEDAPDFVNSDPYGDGWLVKIKIPDESEWNLLMSASDYENYLKNDS, encoded by the coding sequence ATGACTATACCTAACGATTTAAAGTACACGAAAGATCACGAATGGGTTAAAATGCACGACGGATCTGTTACGGTTGGCATAACCGATTATGCACAAAAAGAATTAGGAGATATCGTTTTTGTCGAATTTCCGGAATTAAATGACCACATAACAAAAGACGAACCATTTGGAACCATCGAGGCTGTAAAAACGGTTGCAGATCTTTTCGCACCTTTATCCGGCGAAATTATCAACATAAATGATGAAATTGAGGATGCTCCTGATTTCGTAAATTCCGATCCTTATGGTGACGGTTGGTTGGTAAAAATAAAAATTCCGGACGAATCTGAATGGAACCTTCTTATGTCCGCATCAGATTACGAAAACTATTTAAAGAACGATTCTTAG
- a CDS encoding geranylgeranylglyceryl/heptaprenylglyceryl phosphate synthase, whose product MNSSVFKTLLKTAEKRGACYIILLDPDRKNEHTLEARLKAAHDAGVDAIFVGGSLMMDGKYHERIKRIKESSTVPVIFFPGGANQLNEHFDAILFTAVLSGRNPHYLIGEQVIAAPIVKDLGLEVIPTSYLLFDGGAHSTVEFMSGTQPLPLHRPDIAVAHALASEYLGKKLIYLEAGSGAHESVPDETIKRICSQVSVPVIVGGGIKTPEDARRKVEAGATFIVTGTAVEESDSSDLMQAFSNAVHVKE is encoded by the coding sequence ATGAACTCATCTGTTTTCAAAACCTTATTAAAAACTGCTGAAAAACGCGGCGCTTGCTACATTATCCTTCTTGATCCTGATAGGAAGAATGAACATACATTAGAAGCAAGATTGAAGGCGGCTCATGACGCTGGCGTAGATGCTATTTTTGTCGGTGGAAGTTTGATGATGGATGGTAAATATCATGAGCGGATCAAACGGATTAAAGAATCTTCAACCGTACCGGTCATTTTTTTCCCGGGCGGCGCAAATCAGTTGAATGAACATTTTGACGCCATCCTATTTACAGCAGTTTTATCCGGGAGGAATCCTCATTACTTGATTGGAGAGCAAGTGATTGCAGCGCCGATTGTTAAAGATCTTGGATTGGAAGTCATCCCGACAAGTTATTTACTGTTTGATGGAGGGGCACATTCTACCGTTGAATTTATGAGTGGCACCCAACCTTTACCGCTGCATCGTCCTGATATTGCGGTTGCACATGCTTTGGCATCAGAATATTTAGGCAAAAAATTAATTTATCTTGAAGCGGGTAGCGGAGCGCATGAATCTGTTCCGGATGAAACCATTAAACGCATATGCAGTCAGGTGTCTGTTCCAGTTATTGTTGGAGGTGGTATCAAAACGCCTGAAGATGCACGTCGAAAAGTTGAAGCAGGTGCAACCTTTATTGTTACCGGAACAGCTGTAGAAGAAAGTGATTCATCAGATTTGATGCAAGCTTTTTCAAATGCTGTTCATGTAAAGGAGTAA
- a CDS encoding SIS domain-containing protein, whose protein sequence is MNKREEIIRQLEASAQVKQEMVSLCADSIEMSATLLISALKDGHKVLWVGNGGSAGQAQHLSTELIGGLRDHTWKGSPSISLTVDSSFITAWANDVGFDSVFSQQVGALGMAGDVLVAISTSGNSVNVIEAVKKAQTIGMKVIVFTGNSGGFLKPMGDVVISIPSDDCQRIQEGHILAGHIMCELVEMEFIQ, encoded by the coding sequence ATGAACAAACGTGAAGAAATAATTCGGCAATTAGAAGCAAGTGCTCAGGTTAAACAAGAAATGGTTTCTCTTTGTGCGGATTCTATAGAAATGAGCGCCACTCTTTTAATTTCAGCCTTGAAAGACGGACATAAAGTGTTGTGGGTTGGAAATGGTGGTAGCGCCGGACAAGCACAGCATTTATCTACAGAACTTATTGGCGGTCTTAGAGATCACACGTGGAAAGGATCTCCATCCATTTCTCTTACAGTTGATTCTTCCTTTATTACAGCATGGGCAAATGATGTCGGATTTGACTCAGTATTTTCCCAGCAAGTTGGTGCTTTAGGTATGGCTGGAGATGTGTTGGTTGCCATTTCAACCAGTGGGAATTCTGTAAACGTGATTGAAGCCGTTAAAAAAGCACAAACCATCGGTATGAAAGTAATCGTGTTTACAGGGAATTCCGGCGGATTCTTAAAACCAATGGGAGACGTTGTTATTTCAATTCCAAGTGATGATTGTCAGCGTATTCAAGAGGGACATATTCTCGCGGGACACATCATGTGCGAACTCGTTGAGATGGAGTTCATACAATAA
- the xerD gene encoding site-specific tyrosine recombinase XerD — protein sequence MIQVEKNLAIKTVEAYKRDIGRYLKFLEEEQNVTSILRVKDDEIRAFIRVLSDLKLAPSTLHRNFSAIRSYHSFLVESELTKHNPAQLLDPPRMTKKLPDVLTANEIESIINAVTEDSSSYLRDKSMLEMLYSTGLRVSELCELELVDIQNNYGVLRIKGKGNKERLVPIGRNAVDMLEEYLKNLRKKLGEKKLDKGKIFLSLNGRPLTRAAVWQILKKWTAQAGITKNISPHTFRHSFATHLLEGGADLRAIQEMLGHESITTTELYTHLDRQYLAEVHKKFHPRW from the coding sequence ATGATCCAGGTCGAAAAAAACCTGGCAATCAAAACAGTGGAAGCATACAAAAGAGATATTGGTCGGTATTTAAAGTTTCTTGAAGAGGAACAAAATGTTACTTCCATTTTGCGAGTAAAGGATGATGAAATTAGAGCATTTATAAGAGTTCTTTCCGATTTGAAACTTGCTCCATCAACGCTTCACCGAAATTTTTCTGCTATCCGCTCGTACCATTCTTTTCTTGTCGAGTCCGAACTAACCAAGCATAATCCTGCACAATTATTAGATCCCCCCCGAATGACCAAAAAACTTCCTGATGTTTTAACTGCAAATGAAATTGAATCCATCATCAATGCAGTGACGGAAGATTCGTCGTCGTATCTCCGTGATAAATCAATGTTAGAAATGCTTTATTCTACAGGGTTACGGGTGTCGGAATTATGCGAACTTGAATTGGTAGATATTCAGAATAACTACGGGGTTCTTCGTATAAAGGGAAAAGGAAACAAGGAACGTTTGGTTCCGATTGGAAGAAATGCCGTAGATATGCTTGAAGAATACCTAAAAAACCTGAGAAAAAAATTGGGTGAAAAAAAGTTGGATAAAGGAAAAATATTTTTAAGCCTAAATGGTCGCCCACTTACCCGTGCCGCTGTTTGGCAAATACTAAAAAAATGGACGGCCCAGGCGGGAATTACAAAGAATATAAGTCCCCACACATTCCGCCATTCGTTTGCGACGCATTTATTGGAAGGCGGTGCAGATCTTCGCGCCATTCAGGAAATGCTTGGACATGAGAGCATTACCACAACCGAATTATACACGCATTTGGACCGACAATATTTAGCTGAAGTTCATAAAAAATTCCATCCGAGGTGGTAA
- a CDS encoding site-2 protease family protein, which yields MGIASLDPSVQIILIPVILFSLSFHEFSHGWVAFRLGDPTAQQYGRLTLNPIAHLDMFGTLALYFMGFGWAKPVPVDVGKLNNPRRDATWVALAGPASNFLLALICGIGFSVLFRMMANGTEVPTVVMKVLQVGLFINISLGVFNFLPIPPLDGSRILEGFIPIEHRHIVHKMEHYGPMVLIGLIAFGWMTGFSVIWVIMGPIIGLLSSLFTAGLL from the coding sequence ATGGGCATTGCTTCTCTAGATCCGTCTGTTCAAATTATTCTAATCCCTGTGATTTTATTTTCACTTTCATTTCACGAATTTTCACATGGTTGGGTAGCATTTCGGCTTGGTGATCCGACTGCGCAACAATATGGACGCTTAACTCTCAATCCAATTGCCCATTTGGATATGTTCGGAACTTTGGCGTTGTATTTCATGGGATTTGGTTGGGCAAAGCCTGTCCCGGTTGATGTGGGAAAGTTGAACAATCCCAGACGCGATGCCACGTGGGTTGCACTTGCCGGACCTGCTTCCAATTTTTTACTTGCACTAATCTGCGGTATTGGTTTTTCAGTTTTATTTAGAATGATGGCAAATGGAACAGAAGTACCAACAGTTGTCATGAAGGTTCTACAAGTTGGTCTATTCATCAATATATCCTTAGGCGTTTTCAATTTCCTTCCAATTCCACCTTTAGATGGATCACGAATATTAGAAGGTTTTATTCCAATTGAACATCGTCACATTGTGCACAAAATGGAACATTATGGACCGATGGTTTTAATTGGATTGATAGCATTTGGTTGGATGACGGGCTTCAGCGTCATTTGGGTGATTATGGGACCGATAATTGGACTTTTATCAAGTTTATTTACTGCGGGATTATTATAA
- the ftcD gene encoding glutamate formimidoyltransferase, with protein MKLIECVPNFSEGRDLNKIKIITDAIINVAGITVLDVDPGEDTNRTVVTIVGEPEAVAEAAFIGIQSAANVLDMRSHTGAHARMGATDVCPFIPISEVTMDECIEVSKHVGARVGNELGIPIYLYEKSAQKVERGNLATVRQGEYEGLEKKLKNPEWKPDYGPADFNPKTGATAVGAREFLIAYNINLNTKDKRLATDIAFELREKGRSKRFPNPLSKNLLDGEIVRKDNGKPVKIPGMFKNVKAVGWIIESYHRAQISINFTNYKQSPVHEVFDAACTLANERGLRVTGSELVGLIPMAAVKEAGIHYLKKQGHTPGVPESEIIETAIQSLGLHDVAHFDPEEKIIEYAIQNEEANLMNSTMNEFVEELSTNSPAPGGGSVAALAGSLAAGLAAMVSALTHEKKGFELTKDEMESIGLEAQHLKDRFIALVDEDTSAFNQMMDAGRLPSKTETEKSDKKSAMEKAAKNGVNIPMETAESALKILEMTAVLVEKGNPNSVSDAGVAAEMAHGAVRGGIMNVRINLSGIGDQEFVKEAIEKSETLIRKADSLQDEIYSKTMNTIQSS; from the coding sequence ATGAAACTGATTGAATGTGTACCCAATTTTAGCGAAGGGCGTGACCTTAATAAAATCAAAATTATTACCGATGCAATTATAAACGTAGCGGGTATTACAGTTTTAGATGTGGATCCGGGTGAAGATACAAATCGTACCGTTGTTACGATTGTCGGGGAACCGGAAGCTGTCGCCGAAGCTGCATTTATTGGAATTCAATCGGCAGCAAACGTGTTGGATATGAGGTCTCACACCGGTGCACATGCACGTATGGGCGCTACAGATGTATGCCCATTTATTCCTATTTCTGAGGTCACCATGGATGAATGTATTGAAGTTTCCAAACACGTTGGCGCTCGTGTTGGAAACGAGTTGGGTATTCCAATTTATTTATACGAGAAATCAGCCCAAAAAGTGGAACGAGGAAATTTAGCAACCGTCCGTCAGGGGGAATACGAAGGATTAGAAAAAAAGTTAAAAAATCCTGAATGGAAACCGGATTATGGTCCTGCAGACTTTAACCCAAAAACTGGGGCAACAGCAGTCGGTGCGCGGGAATTCCTGATTGCATACAATATCAATTTAAATACTAAGGATAAGAGACTTGCTACGGATATTGCATTTGAACTTCGTGAAAAAGGACGAAGCAAACGGTTTCCAAATCCTCTCTCAAAAAATTTATTGGATGGAGAAATCGTTCGAAAAGATAACGGGAAACCTGTAAAAATCCCCGGGATGTTTAAGAATGTAAAAGCTGTCGGGTGGATTATTGAATCGTATCACCGAGCTCAAATATCCATTAATTTTACCAATTATAAACAATCTCCTGTGCACGAAGTATTTGACGCTGCATGTACGTTAGCAAATGAAAGGGGACTTAGAGTAACGGGGAGTGAACTTGTTGGGCTTATTCCGATGGCTGCGGTAAAAGAAGCGGGGATCCATTATTTAAAAAAACAGGGGCATACACCGGGTGTTCCTGAATCAGAAATTATTGAAACGGCTATCCAGTCGTTGGGGTTGCACGATGTTGCACACTTTGATCCGGAAGAAAAAATAATTGAATATGCTATTCAAAATGAGGAGGCAAATCTCATGAATTCAACGATGAACGAATTTGTGGAGGAATTATCAACCAATAGCCCTGCGCCGGGTGGTGGTAGTGTCGCTGCTTTGGCAGGAAGTTTGGCCGCGGGACTCGCTGCAATGGTCTCAGCGCTTACCCATGAGAAAAAAGGATTCGAACTGACTAAAGATGAAATGGAATCCATTGGGCTTGAAGCGCAACATTTAAAAGATCGGTTCATTGCACTTGTGGATGAAGATACGTCAGCCTTTAATCAAATGATGGATGCCGGGCGACTGCCAAGCAAAACAGAAACAGAAAAATCTGATAAAAAATCAGCAATGGAAAAAGCCGCAAAAAACGGCGTCAATATCCCGATGGAAACGGCTGAATCAGCATTAAAAATTCTAGAAATGACCGCTGTACTTGTGGAAAAAGGAAACCCGAATTCGGTAAGCGATGCCGGAGTAGCAGCCGAAATGGCACACGGTGCAGTTCGAGGTGGAATTATGAATGTACGGATCAATCTTTCCGGTATTGGTGATCAGGAATTCGTGAAGGAAGCGATCGAAAAATCTGAAACACTTATACGCAAAGCAGATTCACTGCAAGATGAAATTTATTCAAAGACTATGAATACTATTCAATCATCCTAA